From Methanobrevibacter sp., one genomic window encodes:
- a CDS encoding DUF368 domain-containing protein, producing the protein MGSADIVPGVSGGTIALITGIYERLIYAISRIRFSFLKPLLKGNLSDFKERLIEEIDFELFIPLALGIGIAFITLAKVISYLLDTQTAYTFSFFLGLILASAYILYTKLGKFNLRLLIITLIGIILSYVFVGLNPIATNHSLIVIFISGLIAICAMILPGISGSFLLLLLGQYQYMLNALNSRNLIEIFVFCIGAAIGILGFSKLLNYLLERYESSTMAFLIGIMVGTLRLPINQITTNNGSWFICILLALIAFAIIIALEKKFKKE; encoded by the coding sequence ATGGGATCTGCAGATATTGTTCCTGGCGTTTCAGGAGGAACCATTGCATTGATCACTGGAATTTATGAAAGATTGATATATGCCATCAGCCGCATAAGATTCAGTTTCCTAAAGCCACTCTTAAAGGGCAATCTCTCCGATTTCAAGGAAAGACTGATTGAAGAAATTGATTTTGAACTCTTTATTCCATTGGCATTAGGTATAGGAATTGCATTCATCACATTAGCTAAAGTGATCAGCTATCTTCTAGATACCCAAACAGCATATACCTTTTCATTCTTCTTGGGATTAATCTTGGCTTCTGCATATATATTATACACTAAATTAGGCAAATTCAATCTAAGATTGCTGATCATCACTCTAATTGGAATCATTCTGTCATATGTTTTTGTAGGATTGAACCCGATTGCAACAAACCACAGCCTGATTGTAATATTCATTTCAGGCCTTATTGCAATCTGTGCTATGATCCTGCCTGGAATATCAGGATCTTTCCTATTATTGCTGCTAGGGCAATATCAATACATGCTGAATGCCTTGAATTCAAGAAATCTCATAGAGATTTTCGTATTCTGCATTGGAGCGGCCATAGGAATCCTAGGATTTTCAAAGCTATTGAACTATCTGCTTGAAAGGTACGAATCCTCCACTATGGCATTTTTGATTGGTATAATGGTTGGAACATTAAGATTACCTATAAATCAGATTACAACAAACAATGGGTCTTGGTTCATTTGCATCTTGCTAGCCCTTATAGCATTTGCAATAATCATTGCTTTAGAGAAAAAATTCAAAAAGGAATAG
- a CDS encoding HEAT repeat domain-containing protein encodes MGLFDFIKKDKKNDKNKKDNNAIDFSSLEKISPDDIRIAKEKRLKNDSRSKEDVLKDEAFRAIAISHDNRNNRIAAVMEMKSQDVLEDLAMDNKDRYVRTISASRITDPNILKELAYNAKYTDVRQIAFDKLDMEENVLAEIAKFDKKGKNRLVAVREIEDELVLMDVCLNSKDQKVCFNAIERIENNQILAEILKNSTDKKIINLIINNENFTDDEILSNIALNEDYDKFIRVEALNKLDADANNDIIKEIAFNEKDEHVCSAAIERLGSQEDLIEIALNSKSSSSRIKATEKIENEDVLKEIALNDEDKFVRIEAIKDMKNENILKDIYTSEDDSFVRSEAIKNIESLTNLIDISINDDDLIVAKNALNKVISNRENYRDDDSFDYESNLMKVAISSKHEEISKLAIGSIENEELLVKVSEESNYLDSQLEAISKIRSENVLSEIAKSNNDSNIRFNTIKKIKDKKLLEDISVNGQFNDARIEAISKVKNQEILTDLARNDEDPKIREAACKNIQNVTALDDIANNDEDKYVREVAAQRSKLLKK; translated from the coding sequence ATGGGTTTATTTGACTTTATAAAAAAAGATAAAAAGAACGATAAGAATAAAAAGGACAATAATGCAATTGATTTCAGTTCTTTAGAAAAAATAAGCCCTGATGATATAAGAATTGCCAAGGAAAAACGTCTTAAGAATGACTCCAGATCTAAAGAGGACGTTTTGAAGGATGAAGCATTTAGGGCAATTGCAATATCTCACGACAACAGAAACAACAGGATTGCTGCAGTTATGGAAATGAAGTCACAAGATGTTTTGGAAGATCTGGCTATGGACAATAAGGACAGATATGTGAGGACCATATCTGCATCAAGGATTACAGACCCTAACATCTTGAAGGAATTGGCATACAACGCCAAATACACTGACGTTAGGCAAATAGCCTTTGACAAATTGGACATGGAAGAAAATGTCCTTGCAGAAATTGCCAAATTTGACAAGAAAGGCAAGAACCGATTGGTCGCAGTTCGTGAAATTGAGGATGAACTTGTATTGATGGATGTCTGCCTCAATTCAAAAGACCAGAAAGTATGCTTCAATGCCATAGAAAGAATTGAAAACAATCAGATTTTAGCGGAAATATTGAAGAATTCAACTGACAAGAAGATCATAAACCTGATAATAAACAATGAGAACTTCACTGACGATGAGATCCTATCCAATATTGCATTGAATGAGGATTATGACAAGTTCATCAGGGTTGAAGCTTTGAATAAGTTGGATGCTGATGCCAATAATGACATCATTAAGGAAATTGCATTCAATGAGAAGGATGAGCATGTATGTTCCGCTGCAATAGAAAGATTAGGTTCCCAAGAGGACCTTATTGAAATTGCATTGAATTCAAAATCTTCATCATCAAGGATTAAGGCAACTGAAAAAATAGAAAATGAAGATGTCCTGAAGGAAATCGCCTTGAATGATGAGGACAAGTTCGTTAGAATTGAAGCAATAAAAGACATGAAAAATGAAAATATTCTTAAGGATATCTATACATCAGAGGACGATAGTTTCGTTAGAAGTGAAGCTATCAAGAATATTGAATCATTGACTAATTTAATTGATATTTCTATCAATGATGATGATTTAATTGTAGCTAAAAATGCTTTAAATAAAGTGATTTCCAATAGGGAAAATTATAGGGATGATGACTCTTTTGATTATGAAAGCAATTTGATGAAAGTTGCCATATCATCCAAACACGAGGAAATAAGTAAGTTAGCCATTGGCAGTATTGAAAATGAGGAGCTATTGGTAAAAGTCAGCGAGGAATCCAATTATCTGGACAGCCAGCTTGAAGCGATATCCAAAATAAGATCTGAAAATGTGCTGTCTGAAATTGCAAAAAGCAATAATGATTCCAATATTAGGTTTAATACAATCAAGAAGATTAAGGATAAAAAACTTTTAGAAGACATATCAGTTAATGGCCAATTCAATGATGCACGTATTGAAGCCATCTCTAAAGTAAAGAATCAGGAGATATTAACCGATTTAGCACGTAATGATGAAGATCCAAAGATTCGTGAGGCAGCCTGTAAGAACATTCAGAATGTGACTGCATTGGATGATATTGCAAATAATGACGAAGACAAATATGTCAGGGAAGTGGCTGCACAAAGGTCTAAATTGCTTAAAAAATAG
- the uvrA gene encoding excinuclease ABC subunit UvrA has protein sequence MSTERKYIVLKGGREHNLQNIDLSIPRDKFVVVTGLSGSGKSTLAFDTIYAEGQRRYVESLSAYARQFLGQMKKPEVDYIEGLSPAISIDQKTTKVNPRSTVGTITEIYDYLRLLFARIGVPHCPNCGKEISHQTIGQITESIIEEGEGTKIHVLAPVVKDRKGEHKDILEDFRKKGFVRVRVDGEIKGLDEDIELGKNFRHNIELVVDRLVIREGIDFQRRLSDSVETACNFAEGLVTVMFNKRDDEGNESTYEKTYSEDFACTSCGISFQELTPRMFSFNAPQGACPECNGIGTKMEMDPDLIVPNKNLSLNDGAIVPWSKSTKRENYYYQMLKSVAEHFGFSMDTPFKDLTPEQQNIILYGSNEKVSFAFKRRNRSYRVNRKFEGVITRMERLYIETKSNYNRSYISKFMSDRKCPVCGGKRLRPEVLAVTVGDMNIMDVCDLSIKDSYQFFQDLELTERQLFIGKEILKEIKARLKFLVDVGLDYITMSRSSGTLSGGEAQRIRLATQIGSGLVGVLYILDEPSIGLHQRDNKKLIGTLKHLRDIGNTLIVVEHDEETILSADYVIDIGPGAGEHGGKIIAEGSPEEIMQSQESITGRYLSRRETIPISTERRTGNGKFLTIKGAAENNLKHIDVDIPLGLFTCVTGVSGSGKSSLINQVLYKGLSTIINRKYLHPGKHDYIEGIENIDKIIRIDQTPIGRTPRSNPATYVGVFTPIRELFAETPESKARGYKPGRFSFNVKGGRCESCYGDGIIQIEMHFLSDVYVPCEVCKGKRYNDETLDIRYKGKNIYEVLEMTVEEALAFFENVPRIAKKLQTLYDVGLGYIKLGQPATTLSGGEAQRVKLAKELSKSSTGQTLYILDEPTTGLHFDDIKKLLNVLNRLTDAGNSVVVIEHNLDVIKTADYIIDLGPEGGDGGGEVIATGTPEEVAESGTYTGDFLKEVLSENITAHAKELVEENASK, from the coding sequence ATGAGTACCGAAAGAAAATACATTGTACTGAAGGGAGGAAGGGAACATAACCTCCAAAACATTGATTTATCCATACCTAGAGATAAGTTTGTAGTTGTTACAGGCTTAAGCGGTTCCGGTAAATCAACACTTGCATTTGACACTATCTATGCTGAAGGACAGCGCAGATATGTTGAATCCTTATCAGCTTATGCAAGACAGTTCTTAGGCCAAATGAAAAAGCCTGAAGTGGATTATATTGAAGGATTATCCCCTGCAATTTCAATTGACCAAAAGACAACAAAGGTAAATCCAAGATCAACAGTAGGTACCATTACAGAAATCTATGATTATTTGCGTTTATTGTTTGCAAGAATAGGAGTTCCACATTGTCCGAACTGTGGAAAGGAAATTTCCCATCAGACCATTGGACAGATAACAGAATCCATTATAGAAGAGGGAGAAGGAACCAAGATTCATGTGCTTGCACCGGTTGTAAAGGATCGTAAAGGTGAACATAAGGACATTCTAGAAGACTTCAGGAAAAAGGGATTCGTAAGAGTTAGAGTCGATGGTGAAATTAAAGGCCTTGATGAGGATATAGAGCTTGGAAAGAACTTCAGGCATAATATAGAGTTAGTAGTCGACAGGCTTGTAATAAGAGAAGGAATAGACTTCCAAAGAAGATTGTCAGATTCTGTAGAAACTGCCTGTAATTTTGCAGAAGGTCTTGTAACCGTCATGTTTAATAAAAGGGATGATGAAGGGAATGAATCCACATATGAAAAAACCTATTCCGAAGACTTTGCATGTACCAGTTGCGGCATAAGTTTCCAGGAATTGACTCCTCGTATGTTTTCATTCAATGCACCACAAGGTGCCTGTCCTGAATGTAATGGTATTGGAACAAAAATGGAAATGGATCCTGACTTGATCGTTCCAAACAAAAACCTCAGCTTGAATGACGGTGCTATAGTCCCTTGGTCCAAATCAACCAAAAGAGAAAATTACTATTATCAAATGCTGAAATCAGTGGCCGAACATTTCGGATTCAGCATGGACACTCCATTCAAGGACCTGACTCCTGAACAGCAGAACATCATTCTCTACGGGTCCAATGAGAAAGTTTCATTTGCATTTAAAAGAAGAAACAGGTCCTACAGAGTGAACCGTAAGTTTGAAGGTGTCATCACAAGAATGGAAAGGTTATATATAGAAACCAAATCAAATTACAATAGAAGTTATATCTCCAAATTCATGAGTGACCGCAAATGTCCTGTCTGTGGCGGTAAAAGGTTGCGCCCAGAGGTATTGGCAGTTACTGTTGGTGATATGAACATTATGGATGTGTGTGACTTGTCAATCAAGGACAGCTATCAGTTCTTCCAGGACTTGGAGCTTACAGAAAGGCAATTGTTCATCGGTAAGGAGATCTTGAAGGAGATCAAGGCCAGATTGAAATTCCTTGTTGATGTTGGATTGGATTACATTACAATGTCAAGGTCCTCAGGAACATTGTCCGGTGGAGAGGCACAGAGAATCAGATTGGCTACCCAAATAGGTTCAGGACTTGTAGGTGTATTATACATTTTAGATGAGCCAAGTATAGGTCTTCACCAAAGGGACAATAAGAAGCTCATCGGTACCTTAAAGCATTTAAGGGACATAGGAAACACCTTAATAGTAGTGGAACACGATGAGGAGACCATCTTGTCTGCAGATTATGTCATTGACATAGGACCTGGAGCTGGGGAGCACGGAGGAAAGATAATCGCTGAAGGAAGTCCTGAAGAGATTATGCAGTCTCAAGAGTCCATTACAGGCAGATACCTATCAAGAAGGGAAACCATTCCTATCAGCACTGAAAGAAGAACTGGAAACGGCAAGTTCCTAACAATTAAGGGAGCTGCTGAAAACAATCTGAAACATATTGATGTTGATATTCCATTGGGGCTCTTTACCTGTGTTACAGGAGTGAGCGGTTCAGGAAAAAGCAGTCTGATCAACCAAGTATTGTATAAGGGATTATCCACTATCATCAATAGAAAATACCTGCACCCTGGAAAGCATGATTATATTGAAGGAATTGAAAACATCGATAAGATCATAAGAATTGACCAGACTCCTATCGGTAGAACTCCACGTTCAAACCCTGCCACCTATGTGGGAGTATTCACTCCAATAAGGGAGCTCTTTGCAGAGACTCCAGAATCCAAGGCAAGAGGATATAAGCCTGGAAGATTCAGTTTCAATGTAAAGGGAGGAAGATGCGAGTCATGCTATGGTGATGGAATCATACAGATTGAAATGCACTTCCTGTCTGATGTTTATGTTCCTTGTGAAGTCTGTAAGGGTAAGAGATACAATGATGAGACCTTGGATATTCGCTATAAGGGAAAGAACATCTATGAAGTATTGGAAATGACTGTCGAGGAAGCATTGGCATTCTTTGAGAATGTGCCAAGAATAGCTAAGAAGCTACAGACATTATATGATGTAGGTTTAGGTTACATAAAGCTAGGACAGCCTGCCACTACCCTTTCGGGTGGGGAAGCGCAAAGGGTGAAACTGGCTAAGGAGCTCTCCAAATCCAGTACCGGACAGACATTATATATATTGGATGAACCTACTACAGGTCTTCATTTCGATGACATCAAGAAACTGTTGAACGTTTTAAACAGATTGACAGATGCAGGAAACTCTGTAGTGGTCATTGAACATAACTTGGATGTCATAAAAACAGCGGATTATATCATTGATTTAGGTCCTGAAGGTGGAGATGGCGGTGGTGAAGTCATTGCCACAGGAACACCTGAAGAGGTCGCAGAATCCGGAACTTATACAGGAGATTTCCTAAAAGAAGTTCTAAGTGAGAATATAACCGCTCATGCAAAAGAGTTGGTTGAAGAAAATGCAAGTAAATAA
- a CDS encoding M48 family metalloprotease: protein MKGTWKLKLRLWLSMLVMFGLLYILIMLAGNFLGYGGFYGFYAIAGLVVLFLQYLFGPKIVESSMGVHQLSEAEAPELHRMVAELAAAANIPKPKVGISNTMVPNAFAYGRSKRSGHVCVTKGILGLLDEEELRAVLGHEMSHIKHNDMAITTIVSAIPLVCYYLSFSLMFSGGGDNDNGGAILGVLALIAYFLGQLIVLFISRIREYYADAGSVELGCKPEKLASALYKLVYGAARVPQSEIKDVEGTKAFFLTDISNARNEFNNLAQLDLDHDGTISAEELNVLRDSKVNVKTSNKVMELLSTHPDMLKRIKRLADYS from the coding sequence ATGAAAGGAACTTGGAAACTCAAATTAAGATTATGGCTTTCTATGCTGGTCATGTTCGGTCTATTATACATATTGATCATGCTGGCAGGTAATTTCTTAGGATATGGAGGCTTCTATGGATTCTATGCAATAGCAGGATTAGTTGTCCTATTCCTCCAATATCTGTTCGGTCCAAAGATTGTGGAAAGTTCAATGGGAGTTCATCAATTAAGTGAAGCTGAAGCTCCTGAACTTCATAGAATGGTGGCAGAATTGGCTGCTGCAGCAAATATTCCTAAACCTAAGGTGGGAATATCCAATACAATGGTGCCAAATGCTTTTGCATATGGAAGATCCAAACGCAGCGGACATGTATGTGTCACCAAAGGAATCCTTGGTTTGCTTGATGAAGAGGAACTTAGAGCTGTTTTAGGCCATGAGATGTCCCATATCAAGCATAATGATATGGCAATCACAACCATTGTCAGTGCGATTCCATTGGTCTGCTACTACCTATCATTCTCACTGATGTTCTCCGGCGGTGGAGACAATGACAATGGTGGAGCAATCCTTGGTGTTTTGGCGTTGATCGCTTACTTCTTAGGCCAATTGATTGTACTCTTCATCTCAAGAATAAGAGAGTATTATGCAGATGCAGGAAGCGTTGAATTAGGTTGCAAGCCTGAAAAATTGGCTTCTGCATTGTATAAATTGGTTTACGGTGCTGCAAGAGTCCCACAATCTGAAATCAAGGATGTGGAAGGAACAAAGGCATTCTTCTTGACTGACATATCCAATGCAAGAAATGAATTCAACAATTTGGCTCAATTGGACTTGGACCATGATGGAACCATAAGTGCAGAAGAGCTTAACGTACTCAGAGATTCTAAAGTAAATGTCAAGACTTCCAATAAGGTGATGGAACTCTTATCCACACACCCAGACATGCTTAAGAGAATCAAAAGATTGGCTGATTATAGCTAA
- a CDS encoding replication factor C large subunit has translation MLWTDKYRPKTFDDVVGNVKQKQIIQKWVEKWKNGEPQPPLLLIGPAGTGKTTIAHIIADEFSEYIELNASDKRSHDLLMSTIGESANTYSLFGNNRKLIIMDEVDGIHGTNDRGGTKALNKIIKESKQPIVMMANDFYSNKLTTIKKNAQVIKMDKIKSPSINKYLRDVVLKSEGIEVDREVLMKLAKRSSGDLRSSINTLQALVENGGELTEEALDSTSQKDNTSTIFDTVTRVLKSKNPEHVKRSLFENNEDPTLVMEYIAENIPREYERNNEVKKAYEMISQADLYFGRTRSSQYYGYWKYASDFMGVGVSVSKNETYRKFSKVVGPMAFTMMGRTRGKRALRDQIASKMEEKMHVSLQVAYTIFPYFEIMFENDEVAWEISDFLELEDDEIKFFRKKKIPKSVINKMEKIKAEMREEEKEEWRKTIKDGIFREIPPQDMNIENESASNEEDLEDIDSHKNATVIDIFDDFDDDELDEIANEYSLENSPKSKLRKKKSSDGDSESKKEKKEELDKGQTTLFSF, from the coding sequence ATGTTATGGACAGATAAATACCGGCCAAAGACATTTGATGATGTTGTCGGTAATGTAAAGCAAAAGCAGATCATTCAAAAGTGGGTTGAGAAGTGGAAAAACGGAGAGCCTCAACCACCATTGTTATTGATAGGGCCTGCAGGAACAGGAAAGACCACAATAGCCCATATCATAGCAGATGAATTCTCCGAATATATTGAACTCAATGCAAGTGACAAGCGTTCACATGACCTGTTGATGTCAACAATAGGTGAATCAGCAAATACATATTCACTCTTTGGAAACAATAGAAAACTGATCATAATGGACGAAGTTGACGGTATTCATGGAACCAATGACAGGGGCGGAACAAAGGCCTTGAACAAAATCATCAAGGAAAGCAAACAGCCTATCGTAATGATGGCAAATGACTTTTACAGCAATAAGCTTACCACTATAAAGAAGAATGCACAAGTCATTAAAATGGATAAGATCAAATCCCCTTCAATCAACAAGTACCTTCGTGATGTGGTGCTCAAAAGTGAGGGAATTGAAGTTGATAGGGAAGTCCTGATGAAATTGGCAAAGAGGTCCAGCGGAGACTTGCGTTCATCAATCAACACCTTGCAGGCTCTTGTTGAAAATGGAGGGGAATTGACAGAGGAAGCCCTTGATTCAACAAGCCAAAAGGACAATACAAGTACAATATTCGATACCGTAACAAGGGTATTGAAAAGCAAGAATCCTGAGCATGTGAAGCGTTCACTCTTTGAAAACAATGAGGATCCTACATTGGTTATGGAATATATTGCTGAGAACATTCCAAGGGAATATGAAAGGAACAATGAAGTCAAGAAGGCTTATGAAATGATCTCTCAAGCTGACCTATACTTTGGAAGGACCCGCTCCAGCCAGTATTACGGCTATTGGAAGTATGCATCTGACTTTATGGGTGTAGGAGTATCAGTCTCCAAGAATGAAACCTATAGGAAATTCAGCAAGGTAGTTGGCCCGATGGCATTCACCATGATGGGAAGAACCCGTGGAAAAAGGGCATTGAGGGACCAGATAGCCTCTAAAATGGAAGAGAAAATGCATGTTTCACTTCAGGTGGCCTATACAATCTTCCCCTATTTTGAAATAATGTTTGAAAATGATGAAGTGGCTTGGGAAATATCAGACTTCCTGGAGCTTGAAGACGATGAGATCAAGTTCTTCAGAAAGAAAAAGATTCCTAAATCCGTAATAAACAAGATGGAAAAGATCAAGGCAGAGATGAGGGAAGAGGAAAAAGAGGAATGGAGAAAGACCATTAAAGATGGAATATTCAGAGAGATTCCTCCTCAAGATATGAATATTGAAAACGAATCTGCTTCCAATGAAGAGGATTTAGAAGATATCGATTCACATAAGAATGCAACTGTAATAGATATCTTTGATGATTTTGATGATGATGAATTGGATGAGATAGCAAATGAATACTCATTGGAAAACAGTCCTAAGTCAAAATTAAGAAAGAAAAAATCATCTGATGGAGACTCTGAATCTAAAAAGGAGAAAAAAGAGGAACTTGATAAGGGACAAACTACTTTATTCAGTTTCTAA
- a CDS encoding replication factor C small subunit — protein MLGPWVEKYRPQTLDDVVGQKHIVSRLKQYVEEGSMPNLMFTGPAGVGKTTSALALVKSILGEYWRQNFLELNASDARGIETVRTDIKNFCRLKPVGAPFRIIFLDEVDNMTKDAQHALRREMEMYTKTASFILSCNYSSKIIDPIQSRCAIFRFTPIKAEEIADRLKYIAEAEGCQYDEAAINTIVNFAEGDMRKSVNMLQSAASTGSITEDHVFEVVSKAKPQEIKKMVNAALMGDFMKSRDILREVMIMQGTSGEDMVNQIYQDVSSRVMEGKMDGDVYMNLIGAIAETDFRIREGANPRIQLEALLAKFL, from the coding sequence ATGTTAGGACCTTGGGTAGAAAAATACAGACCGCAAACTTTAGATGATGTTGTTGGACAGAAGCATATTGTAAGCAGGCTAAAGCAATATGTCGAGGAAGGAAGCATGCCAAACTTAATGTTTACCGGTCCGGCAGGGGTAGGAAAGACAACATCCGCTCTCGCACTTGTAAAATCAATTTTAGGCGAATACTGGAGACAGAACTTCCTTGAATTGAATGCTTCAGATGCAAGGGGAATTGAAACCGTAAGAACAGACATTAAGAATTTCTGCCGTTTGAAACCTGTTGGAGCTCCATTCAGAATCATCTTCCTTGATGAAGTGGACAACATGACAAAGGATGCACAGCATGCATTAAGGCGTGAAATGGAAATGTATACAAAAACAGCTTCATTCATTCTTTCCTGTAACTATTCCTCTAAAATAATCGATCCTATCCAATCCAGATGCGCAATATTCAGATTCACACCAATAAAGGCAGAGGAAATAGCTGACAGATTGAAATATATTGCAGAAGCTGAAGGCTGCCAATACGATGAGGCTGCAATCAACACCATCGTAAACTTTGCAGAAGGGGATATGCGTAAATCCGTCAACATGCTCCAATCTGCAGCGTCCACAGGTTCAATAACTGAAGACCATGTGTTTGAAGTCGTATCCAAGGCAAAGCCACAGGAAATCAAGAAGATGGTCAATGCCGCATTGATGGGAGACTTCATGAAATCCCGTGATATCCTGAGGGAAGTGATGATAATGCAGGGTACAAGCGGAGAGGATATGGTCAATCAGATCTATCAGGATGTTTCCTCTAGAGTGATGGAAGGGAAGATGGATGGAGACGTCTATATGAATCTGATTGGAGCAATAGCTGAAACAGACTTCAGAATCAGGGAAGGAGCCAATCCAAGAATACAATTGGAAGCATTGCTTGCCAAATTCCTTTAG
- a CDS encoding zinc ribbon domain-containing protein yields the protein MICPKCHTVNDDEEKYCRECGFQLNSARICPTCGKTNDSNSKYCKECGTVLTPVNTFRKQVIEENTKQSFFSLYKVPIICALVIILAIGAVTGMAYYNGGSGGDDGFSSIIPTDDNGFFNDDVSNDPTQAQMQEEDNKTNETNNQTNDTNASKALTEKIENKTNQTKNNTEVNKTKEQSNSSKSLNSSKDNSSKTLTEKVNKTDNKNKTDKSDNKNKISDSDKNDSGSSIVIPGISTNDSDDLIDDLDDLNDSEDNDLDDNDTDDLNDTDDDDLSDSPTEIEMTDVPNLAQKVSERNYDFTSIEYEGNEYTEAQCIDIFSQYLLNVDKNKNSSIEIRDIDEASNPSGEDLSQTIDKSDYLSMAQRVHSWIDQKDTVPNYVGISGIGAADLSPKMMLKMFTLATLEYSITEELPESVEI from the coding sequence ATGATTTGTCCTAAATGTCATACAGTAAATGATGATGAAGAGAAATATTGTAGAGAATGCGGTTTTCAATTGAATTCGGCAAGAATTTGCCCAACTTGTGGAAAGACAAACGATTCCAATTCAAAGTATTGCAAGGAATGCGGAACAGTTTTGACACCGGTGAATACATTTAGAAAACAGGTTATCGAAGAGAATACGAAACAGTCTTTCTTTAGCTTGTATAAGGTACCTATAATCTGTGCTTTGGTTATCATATTGGCCATTGGCGCTGTAACTGGAATGGCTTATTACAATGGCGGTTCCGGTGGAGATGACGGCTTCAGTTCAATCATACCAACAGATGATAATGGATTCTTTAACGATGATGTAAGCAATGATCCGACTCAAGCTCAAATGCAAGAGGAAGATAATAAAACCAATGAGACAAACAATCAGACTAATGATACCAATGCAAGCAAAGCGCTGACAGAAAAGATTGAAAATAAAACTAATCAAACTAAAAACAATACTGAAGTCAATAAGACCAAAGAGCAATCAAACAGCTCCAAATCTTTAAACAGTTCAAAAGACAATTCATCCAAAACTCTAACTGAAAAAGTCAACAAAACTGACAATAAGAACAAGACAGACAAGTCAGACAATAAGAATAAAATATCCGATTCAGACAAGAATGATTCCGGAAGTTCTATAGTGATTCCAGGAATCTCAACTAATGATTCAGATGACCTTATTGATGATTTGGACGATTTGAATGATTCTGAAGATAATGATTTGGATGATAATGATACAGATGACCTGAATGATACAGATGATGATGACTTATCTGATTCTCCAACTGAAATAGAGATGACAGATGTTCCTAATCTTGCTCAAAAGGTATCCGAAAGGAACTATGATTTCACAAGCATAGAATATGAAGGAAATGAATACACTGAAGCTCAATGTATTGATATTTTCTCACAATATCTATTGAACGTTGACAAGAACAAGAATTCTTCAATTGAAATAAGGGATATCGATGAGGCTTCCAATCCTTCAGGTGAAGACTTAAGCCAAACCATTGACAAGTCAGATTACTTGAGCATGGCCCAAAGAGTCCACAGTTGGATTGATCAAAAGGATACAGTTCCTAATTATGTTGGAATAAGCGGTATCGGAGCAGCTGACCTTTCTCCTAAAATGATGCTTAAGATGTTCACTTTAGCAACATTGGAATATTCAATCACCGAAGAGTTGCCTGAATCTGTTGAAATCTAA
- a CDS encoding ImmA/IrrE family metallo-endopeptidase, whose translation MRDKIKLNSLAVELRRDWDLNPYSPIDLFSIVLSKLPDLTILFYPMSDNTSGMCIKNINGIDLNGSNEKKKSSIEDLSHDMVVCINSNMSKGRQRFTLAHELYHLLFEEDKRDLIICEDSNDDDSEVEANIFASYLIMTYEGLERYAKTNGLTEWTLEEVIRAEQYFQISHHAMLFRLREHEFISLEECMELRSVQIGYSARINGFSDSLYTPSSESEKYFSLGKYIRSVEKAFNENKISAGKRDELYLDAFRSDLTHKFV comes from the coding sequence ATGAGAGATAAGATCAAATTGAATTCATTGGCAGTTGAATTGAGAAGGGATTGGGACTTGAATCCATACAGTCCGATTGACTTGTTCTCTATTGTATTATCCAAATTGCCTGATTTGACCATTCTATTTTATCCAATGAGCGACAATACAAGCGGAATGTGCATAAAGAACATTAATGGCATTGACTTGAATGGATCCAATGAGAAGAAAAAGTCATCAATAGAAGATCTTTCCCATGATATGGTGGTCTGCATCAATTCAAACATGTCCAAAGGAAGGCAAAGGTTCACTTTGGCACATGAGTTATACCATCTGCTCTTTGAAGAGGATAAGAGGGATCTGATAATCTGTGAGGATTCCAATGATGACGATTCTGAAGTCGAAGCCAATATATTTGCATCATACCTGATAATGACCTATGAGGGATTGGAAAGATATGCAAAGACAAATGGCCTCACAGAATGGACATTGGAAGAGGTCATAAGGGCTGAGCAGTATTTCCAAATTAGCCATCATGCCATGCTGTTTAGACTTAGGGAGCATGAATTCATTAGTTTGGAAGAGTGTATGGAACTTCGCTCCGTTCAAATAGGCTATAGTGCCAGAATCAATGGATTTAGCGATAGCTTGTATACTCCTTCCAGCGAATCTGAAAAGTATTTCTCATTAGGCAAATACATCCGTTCAGTTGAGAAGGCATTCAATGAGAATAAGATCAGTGCTGGAAAGCGGGATGAATTGTATTTGGATGCATTCAGAAGCGATCTGACTCATAAGTTCGTGTAA